From Lagopus muta isolate bLagMut1 chromosome 28, bLagMut1 primary, whole genome shotgun sequence, a single genomic window includes:
- the ITGA7 gene encoding integrin alpha-7 isoform X2, with amino-acid sequence MAGLSLPGLFVPWLCLQLMGTAAFNLDAANTLLKDGTRGSLFGFSVALHRQLSPEPASWLLVGAPQAPALPSQAANRTGGLFACPLTPEPSDCWRVPIDEGVDLQRESKENQWLGVSVKSQGAGGKIVTCAHRYEARNRVQQPLETRDVIGRCFVLSQDLRVHDELDGGEWKFCEGRPQGHDRFGFCQQGLAAAFSPDQHYVLFGAPGTYNWKGNMRVELLNQSSLDLLRYDDGPYEAGGEKDQDPSLIPVPANSYFGLLFVTNIDSSDPDQLVYKSPDPNEKVPGAAGDVPQNSYLGFSVDSGAGLTRRRELSFVSGAPRANHTGAVVILRRDSAHRLVPEAVLTGEQLTSAFGYALAVLDLNSDGWMDLVVGAPHFFERKAEIGGAAYVYINPAGHWDAATPLRLTGTHGSMFGIALGTAGDLNLDGFEDLAVGAPFDGAGKVYIYHGSKLGIVVKPAQVLDGEGVGVTTFGYALSGGVDVDGNLYPDLLVGSLSDTVVLYRARPVVYISRNVSLLPANIDLEQSNCQHQEGICVDVQACFSYTATPASYSPPLVLEYVFDADTERRRLGHPPRVTFLGRRPSDPEHQFSQTVELPRQHARTCTTATFQLQDSIRDKLRPIAVTLAYGIQGAGTPRRSRSATLPPVPPVLSPQQPSSHRTEVHFLKQGCGDDKICQSNLQLRFQFCTRLGDADFLPLPKGEDGTAIFAMSDQKDVALEIHVTNMPSDPTEPQRDGDDAHEAVLTARFPQELPYSAVRPYDGRTAPDKPVVCLANQNGSQVECELGNPMKRGAQVRFYLILSTLGITLQTTDLAVELALSTISEQPTLEPVVARARVVIELPLSVTGVAVPPRLFFGGTVRGESAVRRESQVGSAVLFEVTVSNRGPSLKTLGSAFLNLLWPHELSNGKWLLYPLQLELLAAPGLQTVCSPAANPLRLALEPPGEAEVTEEPAVESWWVPAPAERRRNVTLDCAQGTARCMAFRCPLYSFERAAVLTARGRLWNSTFLEEYLAVTSVELIVRASVSVTSSIKNLVLKDASTQIPVTIYLDPGVAVAGGVPWWVILLAVLAGILVLALLIFILWKCGFFKRSSPTSRYTANYYRARRGLQPSEVDKQALQGQR; translated from the exons ATGGCGGGGCTGTCCCTCCCGGGGCTGTTCGTGCcgtggctctgcctgcagctgatgGGCACCGCAGCTTTCAACTTGGACGCTGCCAACACTCTGCTGAAGGACGGAACCCGGGGCAGCCTCTTCGGTTTCTCGGTGGCTTTACACCGGCAGCTCAGCCCCGAGCCGGCCAGCTG gctgctggtggGAGCCCCCCAGGCGCCGGCGCTGCCCAGCCAAGCGGCCAACAGGACGGGGGGGCTCTTTGCTTGCCCGCTGACCCCCGAGCCCTCCGACTGCTGGCGGGTGCCCATTGATGAGGGAG TGGATCTGCaaagagagagcaaagagaacCAGTGGCTGGGGGTGAGCGTGAAGAGCCAGGGCGCTGGTGGCAAGATCGTG ACCTGTGCCCACCGGTACGAAGCTCGGAACCGCGTGCAGCAGCCGCTGGAGACGAGGGATGTGATCGGGCGCTGCTTCGTGCTGAGCCAGGACCTCAGGGTGCACGACGAGCTGGATGGTGGAGAGTGGAAGTTCTGTGAGGGGCGGCCGCAGGGCCACGACCGCTTCGGGTTCTGCCAGCAGGGCTTGGCTGCAGCATTCAGCCCCGATCAGCACTACGTCCTCTTTGGGGCGCCCGGCACCTATAATTGGAAAG GGAACATGCGTGTGGAGCTGCTAAACCAGAGCTCCCTCGATCTCCTGCGCTACGACGACGGCCCCTATGAAGCTGGGGGCGAGAAGGACCAGGACCCCTCGCTCATCCCTGTGCCCGCCAACAGCTACTTCG GTTTGTTGTTTGTGACAAACATTGATAGCTCAGATCCCGACCAGCTGGTGTACAAAAGCCCAGACCCCAACGAGAAGGTGCCCGGCGCAGCGGGCGATGTGCCCCAGAATAGCTACCTGG GATTCTCAGTGGATTCGGGAGCGGGGCTGACGCGGCGCCGGGAGCTGAGCTTTGTCAGTGGGGCACCACGTGCCAACCACACGGGTGCTGTGGTCATCCTGCGCCGTGACAGCGCACACCGCCTGGTGCCCGAGGCTGTGCTGACCGGAGAGCAGCTCACATCTGCCTTTGGCTACGCACTGGCAGTGCTGGACCTCAACAGTGATGG CTGGATGGACTTGGTGGTGGGGGCTCCCCATTTCTTCGAGCGCAAGGCTGAGATCGGGGGGGCTGCCTATGTCTACATCAACCCAGCGGGGCACTGGGATGCTGCCACCCCCCTGCGCCTCACCGGCACCCACGGCTCCATGTTTGGCATCGCCCTGGGCACCGCTGGTGACCTCAACCTGGATGGCTTTGAGG ACCTGGCTGTGGGAGCCCCGTTTGATGGTGCTGGCAAGGTGTACATCTACCATGGCAGCAAGTTGGGCATCGTGGTGAAACCGGCTCAG GTGCTGGATGGGGAAGGCGTGGGGGTGACAACTTTTGGGTACGCGCTCTCCGGGGGGGTTGATGTGGATGGGAACCTCTACCCCGACCTGCTTGTTGGCTCCCTGTCTGACACTGTGGTGCTGTACAG AGCCCGTCCAGTGGTCTACATCTCCCGGAACGTCTCCCTGCTCCCCGCCAACATCGACCTGGAGCAGAGCAACTGCCAGCACCAGGAGGGCATCTG CGTGGATGTCCAAGCATGCTTCAGCTACACAGCCACCCCCGCCAGCTACAGCCCCCCCCTGG TGCTGGAATACGTGTTTGATGCCGACACGGAGCGCCGACGGTTGGGTCACCCCCCCCGTGTCACCTTCCTGGGCCGTCGGCCCTCGGATCCTGAGCACCAGTTCTCCCAAACTGTGGAGCTGCCCCGGCAGCACGCACGCACCTGCACCACTGCCACCTTCCAGCTCCAG GACAGCATCCGTGACAAACTGCGCCCCATCGCCGTCACCCTTGCCTATGGCATCCAGGGGGCTGGGACACCACGGCGCAGTCGGAGTGCCACCCTGCCTCCCGTGCCCCCTGTGCTCAGCCCACAGCAACCCAGCAGCCACCGCACCGAG GTGCACTTTCTGAAGCAGGGCTGCGGGGACGACAAGATCTGCCAGAGCAACCTGCAGCTGCGCTTCCAGTTCTGCACCCGCCTGGGAGATGCTGATTTCCTGCCCCTACCCAA GGGTGAGGATGGCACCGCTATCTTCGCCATGAGCGACCAGAAGGACGTGGCCCTGGAGATCCATGTCACCAACATGCCCTCGGACCCCACGGAGCCGCAGCGGGATGGGGATGATGCCCACGaggctgtgctcactgcccGCTTCCCCCAGGAGCTGCCCTACTCCGCCGTGCGACCCTACGATGGCCGCACAGCACCG GACAAGCCAGTGGTGTGCCTTGCCAACCAGAACGGCTCACAGGTGGAGTGTGAGCTGGGGAACCCCATGAAACGTGGAGCCCAG GTGCGCTTCTACCTTATCCTCAGCACTCTGGGCATCACCCTGCAGACCACCGACCTGGCAGTGGAGCTGGCCCTGTCCAC GATCAGCGAGCAGCCAACCCTGGAGCCGGTGGTGGCCCGGGCGCGTGTGGTCATCGAGCTGCCCCTCTCGGTGACGGG CGTGGCGGTGCCTCCCCGGCTCTTCTTTGGGGGGACAGTGCGGGGTGAGAGCGCGGTGCGGCGCGAGAGCCAGGTGGGCAGCGCTGTGCTCTTCGAGGTGACG GTGTCCAACCGGGGCCCGTCGCTGAAGACGTTAGGCTCAGCCTTCCTCAACCTGCTGTGGCCACACGAGCTCAGCAATGGGAAGTGGCTGCTTTACCcgctgcagctggagctgctggctgcaccgGGACTGCAGACagtgtgcagccctgctgccaatCCCCTGCGCCTGGCGTTG GAGCCACCGGGAGAGGCTGAGGTCACCGAGGAGCCTGCTGTGGAGTCCTGGTGGGTGCCAGCGCCCGCTGAAAGGAGGAGGAACGTCACGCTG GACTGTGCCCAGGGCACTGCGCGCTGCATGGCGTTCCGCTGCCCCCTCTACAGCTTCGAGCGCGCTGCTGTGCTGACTGCACGCGGGCGGCTCTGGAACAGCACCTTCCTGGAG GAATACCTGGCCGTCACTTCGGTGGAGCTGATTGTGCGCGCCAGCGTCTCGGTGACCTCTTCCATCAAGAACCTGGTGCTGAAGGATGCTTCCACGCAG ATCCCTGTCACCATTTACCTGGACCCCGGTGTGGCGGTGGCTGGCGGTGTGCCCTGGTGGGTcatcctgctggctgtgctggctggcATCCTGGTTCTGGCACTGCTGATCTTCATCCTCTGGAAG TGCGGCTTCTTCAAGCGGAGCAGCCCAACCTCCCGCTACACTGCTAATTATTACCGGGCACGTCgggggctgcagccctcagaGGTGGACAAACAGGCGCTGCAGGGCCAGCGGTAA